The proteins below come from a single Papaver somniferum cultivar HN1 chromosome 11, ASM357369v1, whole genome shotgun sequence genomic window:
- the LOC113324767 gene encoding uncharacterized protein LOC113324767, producing MEYKKDQPIKHQRIIEVSFFLPARDQILICCDGSSRGNPGAAGYGFVCRDEMGCCIYVEATGLGIATNYIAELMAITGAAEWAIQNNKLNVCFNSDSKAAVSAYISGRLPWFMQVRWKRLKELLHNIKFVHSLREVNFSDDSMEKKGARLVRGEKIIFNSKPSFIPALESPEQIYYRFC from the coding sequence atggaatacaaaaaagatcaaCCAATAAAGCATCAAAGAATTATTGAAGTGAGTTTCTTCTTACCTGCAAGAGATCAGATACTTATATGTTGTGATGGGTCCTCTAGGGGCAATCCAGGTGCAGCAGGATATGGTTTTGTGTGCAGAGATGAAATGGGATGTTGTATATATGTTGAAGCTACTGGCCTGGGAATTGCAACTAATTACATTGCAGAACTAATGGCTATTACAGGTGCAGCTGAATGGGCTATACAGAACAACAAACTTAATGTATGCTTTAACTCTGATTCTAAAGCAGCAGTGAGTGCATACATATCAGGAAGGCTGCCTTGGTTCATGCAGGTAAGATGGAAGAGATTAAAGGAACTATTGCATAATATCAAATTTGTACATAGCTTGAGAGAAGTGAATTTCTCTGATGACTCCATGGAAAAGAAGGGTGCAAGATTGGTGAGAGGGGAGAAGATCATTTTCAACTCAAAACCAAGTTTCATCCCAGCTTTGGAATCTCCTGAGCAAATATACTATAGGTTTTGCTAG